The following proteins come from a genomic window of Musa acuminata AAA Group cultivar baxijiao chromosome BXJ1-7, Cavendish_Baxijiao_AAA, whole genome shotgun sequence:
- the LOC103991015 gene encoding protein trichome birefringence-like 13 — protein MLPALSMAAKPTTRRPLSTSSSFSCFVPFLCLVFLLLLALFFSAARPSVVSRYDDLLGEPTRDKNRWPCNYSDGAWVLDPDPVALRYDHTCKEIFKGWNCIASGKHNGRDLLRWRWQPSRCGLPRLEPLRFLRRFRNTNIGFVGDSLNRNMYVSLVCMLRSVSRGVRKWRPAGADRGFTFLDYNLTVAYHRTNLLVRYGRWSASDNGGALESLGIKQGYRVDVDVPEHTWAEAPSFHHILIFNTGHWWWAPSKFDPEQSPMLFFEKGLPVLPPVTPEIGIDLALKHMISYVERRAAKGARTFFRTQSPRHFEGGDWNQGGSCRRREPLLSHEVEELFSVERNATNAEVRVINQHLYKALQRSSFQVLDITRMSEFRADAHPSTMGRKKHEDCMHWCLPGLTDTWNDVLMAALEDSTS, from the exons ATGCTTCCGGCACTGTCAATGGCGGCCAAACCCACCACAAGGAGACCACTCTCCACCTCGTCTTCCTTCTCCTGCTTCGTCCCTTTCCTCtgcctcgtcttcctcctcctactcGCCCTCTTCTTCTCCGCCGCAAGGCCCTCCGTCGTTTCCCGGTACGATGACCTCCTTGGGGAGCCAACGAGGGATAAGAATCGCTGGCCCTGCAACTACTCCGATGGGGCCTGGGTCCTCGATCCGGATCCCGTCGCCCTCCGTTATGACCACACCTGCAAGGAGATCTTCAAGGGCTGGAACTGCATCGCCAGCGGGAAGCACAACGGCCGCGATCTCCTCCGGTGGCGGTGGCAGCCCTCTCGCTGCGGCCTCCCTCGCCTCGAGCCCCTCCGCTTCCTCCGACGCTTCAGGAACACCAACATAG GGTTTGTGGGGGATTCGTTGAACAGGAACATGTACGTGTCGCTTGTTTGTATGCTGAGATCGGTGAGCAGAGGGGTGAGGAAGTGGCGTCCCGCCGGGGCCGATAGGGGTTTCACCTTTCTTGATTATAATCTCACTGTTGCGTATCACCGGACTAATCTCTTGGTGCGGTATGGCAG GTGGTCAGCAAGCGACAATGGAGGTGCCTTAGAATCCCTTGGTATCAAACAAGGTTACAGGGTGGATGTTGATGTTCCAGAACACACCTGGGCAGAGGCACCTAGCTTCCATCATATTCTGATCTTTAATACAGGTCACTG GTGGTGGGCTCCCTCAAAATTTGATCCAGAGCAGTCACCAATGCTCTTTTTTGAAAAGGGATTGCCAGTGTTACCTCCAGTAACTCCAGAAATTGGCATAGATTTAGCTTTAAAACATATG ATATCATATGTGGAGAGAAGAGCAGCTAAGGGTGCAAGAACATTCTTCCGGACACAATCACCAAGGCATTTTGAAGGTGGTGACTGGAACCAAGGTGGATCATGTCGACGAAGAGAACCTTTATTGTCACATGAG GTTGAAGAGCTCTTTTCTGTGGAGAGGAATGCAACAAATGCAGAGGTACGTGTCATAAATCAGCATCTTTACAAGGCCCTTCAGAGATCAAGCTTCCAGGTATTGGACATTACTCGCATGAGCGAGTTCCGAGCGGATGCTCATCCTTCAACCATGGGCAGAAAGAAGCACGAAGATTGCATGCACTGGTGCTTGCCCGGGTTGACAGACACTTGGAATGATGTGCTCATGGCTGCTCTGGAAGACTCCACCAGCTAA
- the LOC103991014 gene encoding WAT1-related protein At4g08300 isoform X3, which produces MAFMGKRGPLLGMIYVQVAYAAMFLITRLAFTRGMSHYGFVLYRQIIAAVAICPLACFLDREIGRLTVRWKNAGQIFLLALMGISISQNFYYAGLAYTSSTFVSTMTNLQPAITFLLAYLLRLEEVSIKNRTGQAKILGTFLCVGGAMVMTLFKDHNGGEGLQAQMDPIFSPHVRRLHGLGGGTSFVLGALFTIVGTTAWSAFLLYQGIFCAGFGVFAMMWCVKETGPVYVTAFSPVSTVMVAILEPLLLRVQLTWSSLIAMVMVIGGLFLFLWGKAQDSSKTGESFAATHGVGEWDRNETSVYEEPSNQEPLLA; this is translated from the exons ATGGCGTTCATGGGAAAGCGCGGCCCGCTGCTCGGCATGATCTACGTGCAAGTGGCCTACGCCGCCATGTTCCTCATCACCCGCCTCGCCTTCACCCGCGGCATGAGCCACTACGGCTTCGTATTGTATCGCCAGATCATTGCGGCAGTGGCGATCTGCCCCCTCGCTTGCTTCCTTGACAG GGAGATTGGGAGGCTTACAGTTAGATGGAAGAACGCGGGACAGATATTTCTCTTGGCACTGATGGG GATAAGCATAAGTCAGAACTTCTACTATGCTGGTCTGGCTTACACTTCCTCCACCTTCGTCAGCACCATGACCAATCTCCAACCCGCGATTACTTTTTTGCTGGCGTATCTCCTCAG ACTGGAGGAAGTGAGCATAAAGAACAGGACGGGACAGGCTAAGATTCTCGGCACGTTTCTGTGCGTGGGAGGTGCCATGGTGATGACCTTGTTCAAGGATCATAACGGAGGCGAGGGGCTACAAGCGCAGATGGATCCAATTTTCTCACCTCACGTCCGACGACTCCATGGCCTCGGCGGCGGCACCTCCTTCGTCCTCGGGGCCTTGTTCACAATCGTGGGAACTACGGCGTGGTCAGCTTTCCTACTCTACCAg GGAATATTCTGTGCAGGGTTTGGGGTGTTCGCCATGATGTGGTGTGTGAAGGAAACGGGCCCAGTTTACGTTACCGCTTTCAGTCCCGTGTCGACGGTCATGGTGGCCATACTGGAGCCATTGCTGCTTCGTGTGCAACTCACTTGGAGCAG CTTGATAGCCATGGTCATGGTCATCGGAGGCCTCTTCTTGTTTCTGTGGGGCAAAGCTCAAGATAGCAGCAAAACTGGGGAGTCTTTTGCTGCAACTCACGGAGTGGGAGAGTGGGACAGAAATGAAACGAGCGTCTACGAAGAACCAAGCAACCAGGAACCGCTGTTAGCCTAA
- the LOC103991014 gene encoding WAT1-related protein At5g07050 isoform X1 yields the protein MAFMGKRGPLLGMIYVQVAYAAMFLITRLAFTRGMSHYGFVLYRQIIAAVAICPLACFLDREIGRLTVRWKNAGQIFLLALMGISISQNFYYAGLAYTSSTFVSTMTNLQPAITFLLAYLLRLEEVSIKNRTGQAKILGTFLCVGGAMVMTLFKDHNGGEGLQAQMDPIFSPHVRRLHGLGGGTSFVLGALFTIVGTTAWSAFLLYQACVVAQYPSQLTLSGLVNLVGGLQCVVISLIFEKPAALKLGWDLQLLAIAYSGIFCAGFGVFAMMWCVKETGPVYVTAFSPVSTVMVAILEPLLLRVQLTWSSLIAMVMVIGGLFLFLWGKAQDSSKTGESFAATHGVGEWDRNETSVYEEPSNQEPLLA from the exons ATGGCGTTCATGGGAAAGCGCGGCCCGCTGCTCGGCATGATCTACGTGCAAGTGGCCTACGCCGCCATGTTCCTCATCACCCGCCTCGCCTTCACCCGCGGCATGAGCCACTACGGCTTCGTATTGTATCGCCAGATCATTGCGGCAGTGGCGATCTGCCCCCTCGCTTGCTTCCTTGACAG GGAGATTGGGAGGCTTACAGTTAGATGGAAGAACGCGGGACAGATATTTCTCTTGGCACTGATGGG GATAAGCATAAGTCAGAACTTCTACTATGCTGGTCTGGCTTACACTTCCTCCACCTTCGTCAGCACCATGACCAATCTCCAACCCGCGATTACTTTTTTGCTGGCGTATCTCCTCAG ACTGGAGGAAGTGAGCATAAAGAACAGGACGGGACAGGCTAAGATTCTCGGCACGTTTCTGTGCGTGGGAGGTGCCATGGTGATGACCTTGTTCAAGGATCATAACGGAGGCGAGGGGCTACAAGCGCAGATGGATCCAATTTTCTCACCTCACGTCCGACGACTCCATGGCCTCGGCGGCGGCACCTCCTTCGTCCTCGGGGCCTTGTTCACAATCGTGGGAACTACGGCGTGGTCAGCTTTCCTACTCTACCAg GCATGTGTCGTGGCCCAATACCCTTCTCAGCTCACCCTTTCGGGGCTTGTCAACTTGGTGGGCGGCCTCCAATGCGTTGTTATCTCACTCATTTTTGAAAAGCCTGCAGCTCTGAAGCTCGGGTGGGACTTGCAGCTACTGGCCATAGCTTACagt GGAATATTCTGTGCAGGGTTTGGGGTGTTCGCCATGATGTGGTGTGTGAAGGAAACGGGCCCAGTTTACGTTACCGCTTTCAGTCCCGTGTCGACGGTCATGGTGGCCATACTGGAGCCATTGCTGCTTCGTGTGCAACTCACTTGGAGCAG CTTGATAGCCATGGTCATGGTCATCGGAGGCCTCTTCTTGTTTCTGTGGGGCAAAGCTCAAGATAGCAGCAAAACTGGGGAGTCTTTTGCTGCAACTCACGGAGTGGGAGAGTGGGACAGAAATGAAACGAGCGTCTACGAAGAACCAAGCAACCAGGAACCGCTGTTAGCCTAA
- the LOC103991014 gene encoding WAT1-related protein At5g07050 isoform X2, translating to MAFMGKRGPLLGMIYVQVAYAAMFLITRLAFTRGMSHYGFVLYRQIIAAVAICPLACFLDREIGRLTVRWKNAGQIFLLALMGISISQNFYYAGLAYTSSTFVSTMTNLQPAITFLLAYLLRLEEVSIKNRTGQAKILGTFLCVGGAMVMTLFKDHNGGEGLQAQMDPIFSPHVRRLHGLGGGTSFVLGALFTIVGTTAWSAFLLYQACVVAQYPSQLTLSGLVNLVGGLQCVVISLIFEKPAALKLGWDLQLLAIAYSGIFCAGFGVFAMMWCVKETGPVYVTAFSPVSTVMVAILEPLLLRVQLTWSRLEGEVSSTG from the exons ATGGCGTTCATGGGAAAGCGCGGCCCGCTGCTCGGCATGATCTACGTGCAAGTGGCCTACGCCGCCATGTTCCTCATCACCCGCCTCGCCTTCACCCGCGGCATGAGCCACTACGGCTTCGTATTGTATCGCCAGATCATTGCGGCAGTGGCGATCTGCCCCCTCGCTTGCTTCCTTGACAG GGAGATTGGGAGGCTTACAGTTAGATGGAAGAACGCGGGACAGATATTTCTCTTGGCACTGATGGG GATAAGCATAAGTCAGAACTTCTACTATGCTGGTCTGGCTTACACTTCCTCCACCTTCGTCAGCACCATGACCAATCTCCAACCCGCGATTACTTTTTTGCTGGCGTATCTCCTCAG ACTGGAGGAAGTGAGCATAAAGAACAGGACGGGACAGGCTAAGATTCTCGGCACGTTTCTGTGCGTGGGAGGTGCCATGGTGATGACCTTGTTCAAGGATCATAACGGAGGCGAGGGGCTACAAGCGCAGATGGATCCAATTTTCTCACCTCACGTCCGACGACTCCATGGCCTCGGCGGCGGCACCTCCTTCGTCCTCGGGGCCTTGTTCACAATCGTGGGAACTACGGCGTGGTCAGCTTTCCTACTCTACCAg GCATGTGTCGTGGCCCAATACCCTTCTCAGCTCACCCTTTCGGGGCTTGTCAACTTGGTGGGCGGCCTCCAATGCGTTGTTATCTCACTCATTTTTGAAAAGCCTGCAGCTCTGAAGCTCGGGTGGGACTTGCAGCTACTGGCCATAGCTTACagt GGAATATTCTGTGCAGGGTTTGGGGTGTTCGCCATGATGTGGTGTGTGAAGGAAACGGGCCCAGTTTACGTTACCGCTTTCAGTCCCGTGTCGACGGTCATGGTGGCCATACTGGAGCCATTGCTGCTTCGTGTGCAACTCACTTGGAGCAG gttagaaggagaagtttcctcaacgggttag
- the LOC135679799 gene encoding transcriptional regulator STERILE APETALA-like, with product MSRSPQERRERDSEGEGEEEAVASVRHAVGLGRGTGGPSSSRPRLSAEAVWPEHFVEAVAARVAIDAARNGGRLAAAPAIVAVFQVCATWRAVSRSELLWKDLAGRIWSRPLSSLPSWRDEFVRLHRTAANFRVRRSAYSRLLPPSAALSCRRLTLSDRHLAAGYRDGSVCLFDLPAGRPVATYRADPHRDRLGRFSQAVSGVVFLAEPDERLAFASQDGDIHVVSLDVSGTVRRAHAGNLVEDGTLVDFTGDDRRWVGLFAGVPGRSWHVWDAATEQLVYVGGTLTDPDAVLGWHMLTDLSGPVVGRVRVAEPGVAVGCTTSSMEVVDLDDTVTTLNRLDLQHGAAVDSVDACEGRVMVVDARGLSKVHDVLTLQEICRFSTLRRAEEQQQQQRAVGVVGCMNWGYALVFAARGFRVWDATTGEYLYSFRETIGEAAAVAASDRYVVAWADDTGLHLWDFGAM from the exons ATGTCGAGGTCGCCGCAGGAACGTCGCGAACGCGACAGCGAGGGAGAGGGCGAAGAGGAGGCCGTCGCCTCCGTAAGACACGCCGTGGGCCTCGGCCGCGGCACCGGTGGTCCCTCGTCGTCGCGGCCGAGGCTGTCCGCGGAGGCGGTCTGGCCGGAGCACTTCGTCGAGGCGGTCGCTGCGCGGGTCGCCATCGACGCCGCGCGCAACGGCGGGCGGCTCGCTGCCGCTCCTGCCATCGTCGCCGTGTTCCAG GTGTGCGCCACGTGGAGGGCTGTTTCCCGTTCTGAGCTCCTGTGGAAGGACCTGGCCGGCCGCATCTGGTCCCGTCCACTCTCCTCGCTCCCGTCGTGGCGCGATGAGTTCGTCCGTCTCCACCGCACTGCCGCCAACTTCCGGGTTCGCCGCTCTGCTTACTCTCGTCTGCTGCCTCCCTCCGCTGCGCTCTCTTGCCGCCGTCTTACCCTGTCGGACCGCCACCTCGCCGCTGGCTACCGCGACGGCTCGGTCTGCTTGTTTGATCTCCCCGCCGGTCGGCCGGTCGCCACTTATCGGGCCGATCCGCACCGCGACCGACTCGGACGCTTCTCTCAGGCTGTCTCGGGCGTCGTCTTTCTCGCTGAGCCCGATGAACGGCTTGCGTTCGCTTCCCAGGACGGAGATATCCACGTGGTGAGCCTCGACGTGTCCGGAACCGTCCGGCGGGCTCACGCCGGCAACCTCGTGGAGGACGGAACGCTGGTCGACTTCACCGGAGACGATCGCCGGTGGGTGGGCTTGTTCGCGGGGGTTCCCGGCCGGTCATGGCACGTCTGGGACGCCGCCACGGAGCAGCTGGTTTATGTTGGTGGAACCTTGACGGATCCCGACGCCGTATTGGGTTGGCACATGCTCACCGACTTGTCCGGGCCGGTGGTCGGCCGCGTGAGGGTTGCCGAGCCAGGAGTTGCGGTAGGGTGCACTACTTCGAGCATGGAGGTGGTAGACCTTGATGATACCGTGACGACGCTAAACCGGCTCGATCTCCAACACGGAGCCGCCGTGGACTCGGTGGACGCGTGCGAGGGCCGGGTGATGGTGGTGGACGCGCGAGGTCTGTCGAAGGTGCACGACGTGCTGACGCTGCAGGAGATTTGCAGGTTTAGCACGTTGAGGAGGgcggaggagcagcagcagcagcagagagcCGTGGGCGTGGTAGGGTGCATGAACTGGGGTTACGCGTTAGTGTTCGCTGCTCGCGGGTTTCGGGTGTGGGACGCGACGACAGGTGAGTACTTGTACAGCTTTAGAGAGACGATAGGCGAGGCCGCCGCCGTGGCCGCCAGTGACCGATACGTCGTTGCTTGGGCAGACGACACGGGATTGCACCTGTGGGATTTTGGAGCCATGTAA